The following proteins come from a genomic window of Trueperaceae bacterium:
- a CDS encoding GntR family transcriptional regulator: MARVSIAATRSPAARGRKQDRVYRAVRDRILSGDLPPGSRLRTDEIGRDLEVSHIPVREALKQLQAEGYVTVEPFVGAKVADLPVEWIEEVFELKESLELLGGRAACRSSGEEELAAIREIVRRMDGLTDDPEAWSRANVELHRLICTAGGKELTGRMLGRVMDQWDLLRRRYLEEVSAQRLAQAQVEHRAIFEALELRDEEKLASLIRGHNRAARSAYLRHLGLE, encoded by the coding sequence GTGGCGCGAGTGAGCATCGCCGCCACGCGCTCTCCAGCGGCCCGCGGCCGCAAGCAGGACCGGGTCTACCGGGCGGTTCGTGACCGCATCCTCTCGGGCGACCTGCCACCGGGCAGCAGGCTGCGGACCGACGAGATCGGTCGCGACCTGGAGGTGAGCCACATCCCGGTCCGCGAGGCCCTCAAACAGCTGCAGGCAGAGGGGTACGTAACGGTAGAACCGTTCGTGGGGGCGAAGGTCGCAGACCTCCCGGTCGAGTGGATAGAAGAGGTGTTCGAGCTCAAGGAGTCGCTCGAATTGCTGGGCGGCCGGGCCGCCTGCAGGTCGAGCGGTGAGGAGGAGTTGGCGGCCATCCGCGAGATCGTGAGGAGGATGGACGGCCTGACCGACGACCCCGAGGCGTGGTCACGCGCCAACGTCGAACTGCACCGGCTCATCTGCACTGCGGGCGGCAAGGAACTCACCGGGCGGATGCTGGGCCGGGTGATGGACCAGTGGGACCTGCTCAGGCGACGCTACCTGGAGGAGGTCTCGGCGCAGCGGCTCGCACAGGCGCAAGTCGAGCACCGGGCTATCTTCGAGGCGCTGGAATTGCGCGACGAGGAGAAGCTGGCGAGCCTGATAAGGGGTCACAACCGCGCGGCCCGTTCGGCCTACCTGCGACATCTGGGGCTGGAGTGA
- a CDS encoding sugar phosphate isomerase/epimerase family protein: MRYLLCNEVVRELSFEAQCELALQLGFDGLELAPFTLGEEPHLVPSAERARLRRTLEETGCVVGSLHWLLVSPQGLSITSPDPAVRRRTFEVMEGLVELCADLGGNVLVHGSPGQRELTEGDRQGAKERAREAFARAGDSARVAGVTYCIEPLSVQETEFVNTVAEAAEIVEEIGNRALRTMIDCRAARLSESEGVADLIRRWVPPGIVSHVHLNDRNRGAPGQGEDEFASVLRALDEVNYEGYCGVEPFVYLPDGPTTAARAIGYLRGVEEGLGSSARS; the protein is encoded by the coding sequence TTGCGCTATCTGCTCTGTAACGAAGTCGTACGCGAACTAAGCTTCGAGGCCCAGTGCGAGCTGGCGCTGCAGCTGGGCTTCGACGGGCTCGAACTGGCGCCGTTCACTCTCGGCGAGGAACCGCACCTGGTCCCGTCCGCCGAACGAGCCCGGCTACGCCGAACGCTCGAGGAGACCGGCTGCGTCGTCGGCTCGCTGCACTGGCTGCTGGTGAGCCCCCAGGGGCTCTCGATCACGAGTCCAGATCCGGCAGTTCGCAGGCGCACGTTCGAGGTGATGGAGGGACTGGTCGAACTCTGTGCCGACCTGGGCGGCAACGTGCTGGTTCACGGTTCGCCCGGGCAACGCGAGCTGACCGAGGGGGACAGGCAGGGGGCGAAGGAGCGGGCCCGGGAGGCTTTCGCCAGAGCCGGCGACTCTGCCCGCGTGGCCGGTGTCACCTACTGCATCGAGCCGCTCTCGGTCCAGGAGACCGAGTTCGTCAATACCGTCGCGGAGGCCGCGGAGATCGTCGAGGAGATAGGCAACAGGGCGCTCCGCACCATGATCGATTGCCGGGCGGCCCGGCTGAGCGAGTCGGAGGGGGTCGCCGACCTCATCAGGCGCTGGGTGCCGCCCGGGATCGTCTCCCATGTGCACCTGAACGACCGCAACAGAGGCGCGCCCGGTCAGGGCGAGGACGAGTTCGCCTCGGTGCTGCGGGCCCTGGACGAGGTGAACTACGAGGGCTACTGCGGGGTGGAGCCTTTCGTCTACCTGCCCGACGGACCCACCACCGCGGCCCGGGCGATCGGCTACCTGCGGGGCGTGGAGGAGGGGCTCGGCTCGAGCGCGCGGAGCTGA
- a CDS encoding GNAT family N-acetyltransferase: MPETIVLGPSLVEEAVLLSGQVGWNQSEADWRRLLELDGARGTGIREDGELVATATVIAYGDRLAWIGMVIVREDQRGRGLGRTVLRRSLELAQEAGVAAVGLDATRFGEPLYRTAGFEAVQAVERWAGSLAAPTSGASSAGATAITMESLAEVADFDLEATGVDRRTLLENLLREPANAGWFTRTGPGVSGYAIVRPGREQWQLGPLVASGEGQISELLMAAARRLQGEPVLMDVLDSELTTVLLGRAGLASQRRLSRMSLQGRPPTLTGAAVRLAAGLELG, translated from the coding sequence GTGCCGGAAACGATCGTACTCGGACCCTCGCTTGTCGAGGAAGCCGTCCTGCTCTCGGGCCAGGTCGGCTGGAACCAGAGCGAGGCCGACTGGCGGAGGCTGCTGGAGCTCGACGGGGCCCGCGGAACAGGCATCCGTGAGGACGGCGAACTGGTCGCAACGGCCACGGTTATCGCCTACGGAGACCGGCTGGCATGGATCGGCATGGTGATCGTGCGCGAGGACCAGCGCGGCAGGGGGCTGGGGCGAACCGTGCTGCGGCGATCGCTGGAGTTGGCGCAGGAAGCGGGTGTTGCGGCGGTCGGGCTCGACGCTACCCGGTTCGGAGAGCCGCTCTACCGGACAGCCGGCTTCGAGGCCGTCCAGGCGGTCGAGCGCTGGGCTGGTTCGCTCGCTGCGCCCACCTCCGGGGCGTCCAGTGCCGGCGCCACCGCGATCACCATGGAATCTCTGGCCGAGGTCGCCGATTTCGACCTCGAGGCAACCGGGGTCGATAGACGAACGCTGCTGGAAAATCTGCTCAGAGAACCAGCCAACGCCGGCTGGTTCACTCGGACGGGGCCGGGGGTCAGCGGTTACGCGATCGTGCGGCCGGGCCGTGAGCAGTGGCAGTTGGGGCCGCTGGTCGCCAGCGGCGAGGGGCAGATCAGCGAACTGCTGATGGCGGCCGCGAGGCGCCTGCAGGGTGAGCCGGTGCTGATGGATGTGCTCGACTCCGAACTGACTACCGTGCTGCTGGGAAGAGCCGGACTCGCTTCGCAGCGGCGGCTGTCACGGATGAGCCTGCAGGGGCGGCCGCCAACGCTCACCGGCGCCGCCGTGCGGCTGGCGGCCGGACTGGAGTTGGGTTGA
- a CDS encoding Gfo/Idh/MocA family oxidoreductase — translation MHQYGFAVVGTGNISAAHIDSIERLPNARLVGVLGRSPEQARDLARKHDAKAYDDLNSLVADDEVEVVCVCTPSGAHLEPAVAAAQAGKQVVVEKPLEVTVERARRIIEAAEQAGVKLATIFMARFSDSHRLLKRTIEAGELGRLLQADASVKWYRSQAYYDSSDWRGTWALDGGGALMNQAIHAVDMLLWLMGPIQEVFAYAATLAHERLEVEDTLVAVLRYANGGLGQLSAATSLFPGQPKVMDIHGDKGYVRVKDDSIEQWQLAGVSDEERERLLGRYSAQASGTFSDPMAMSFENHRRQLEEFLRAVETDVGPLVDGYEGLRSVEVAEAIYRSARTGAPVELATRDRDR, via the coding sequence ATGCATCAGTACGGATTCGCGGTAGTGGGCACCGGCAACATCTCCGCCGCTCACATCGACTCGATAGAACGGCTACCCAACGCCCGACTCGTCGGCGTCCTGGGCCGCAGCCCAGAACAGGCGAGGGATCTGGCCCGGAAGCACGACGCCAAGGCGTACGACGACCTGAACTCGCTCGTCGCCGATGACGAGGTCGAGGTCGTCTGCGTCTGCACGCCCAGCGGAGCTCATCTGGAACCCGCCGTCGCGGCTGCACAGGCCGGTAAGCAGGTGGTGGTCGAGAAGCCGCTCGAGGTGACGGTCGAACGGGCGCGGCGCATCATCGAGGCGGCCGAGCAGGCAGGGGTGAAGCTGGCGACTATCTTCATGGCTCGCTTCTCGGACTCTCACCGTCTGCTCAAGCGAACGATCGAGGCGGGAGAGCTGGGCCGCCTGCTGCAGGCCGACGCGTCGGTCAAGTGGTACCGCTCCCAGGCGTACTACGACTCCAGCGACTGGCGCGGGACGTGGGCGCTCGACGGCGGTGGAGCCCTGATGAATCAGGCGATCCATGCGGTCGACATGCTGCTCTGGCTGATGGGTCCCATCCAGGAGGTTTTCGCCTACGCCGCGACGCTGGCACACGAGCGCCTCGAGGTCGAGGACACGCTCGTCGCCGTTCTCCGCTACGCCAACGGCGGGCTGGGCCAACTCAGCGCGGCCACCTCGCTCTTCCCCGGCCAGCCGAAGGTCATGGACATCCATGGTGACAAGGGGTACGTACGGGTCAAGGACGACAGCATCGAACAGTGGCAGCTGGCAGGCGTCTCCGACGAGGAGCGTGAGCGGTTGCTGGGTAGGTACTCGGCGCAGGCTTCGGGGACGTTCAGCGATCCGATGGCGATGTCGTTCGAGAACCACCGGCGTCAGCTCGAGGAGTTCCTGAGGGCAGTCGAAACCGACGTCGGGCCGCTGGTGGACGGCTATGAAGGGTTGCGGTCGGTGGAGGTCGCCGAGGCGATCTACCGCTCGGCGAGGACAGGCGCGCCCGTCGAGCTCGCCACCCGCGACCGAGACCGCTAA
- a CDS encoding sugar phosphate isomerase/epimerase family protein, whose translation MAFEIGVITDEVAGDFERACELAAAWGLRHVELRTMWGENVLQLSESQLERAERILERLGLTVTAIASPVFKSPLDGKPRAMAADFALGGSESFEEQLELLDRAASLCRRFGTRFVRVFSFWREPWSDEVAADLIGKLGDAARFAREHDVVLAVENEPVCIVGTGEELGRLWRGLEARLAADLLSHLTVLWDPGNAQAAGEDAFPRGYRSLPGGSVGHVHLKDVVRGADGAASFVPVGRGEVGFEQQLRALRHDGYGGQLVLEPHYDPAGVAQAEAAQQAVKAAQQLVEKVLA comes from the coding sequence GTGGCCTTCGAGATCGGTGTCATCACCGACGAGGTCGCCGGTGACTTCGAGAGGGCCTGCGAACTGGCGGCGGCCTGGGGACTCCGGCACGTCGAGCTGCGCACCATGTGGGGCGAGAACGTCCTCCAGCTGAGCGAGTCGCAACTCGAGCGCGCCGAGCGCATCCTCGAGCGACTCGGCCTGACCGTCACCGCGATAGCTTCGCCCGTGTTCAAGTCGCCGCTCGACGGCAAGCCCCGGGCGATGGCGGCCGACTTCGCTCTCGGCGGCTCGGAGAGCTTCGAGGAACAACTCGAGCTGCTCGATCGTGCGGCGAGCCTGTGCCGGCGCTTCGGCACTCGCTTCGTGCGGGTGTTCAGCTTCTGGCGTGAACCGTGGAGCGACGAGGTCGCAGCAGACCTGATCGGCAAGTTGGGCGATGCGGCCCGCTTTGCCCGCGAGCACGACGTCGTGCTGGCCGTCGAGAACGAACCGGTCTGCATCGTCGGCACCGGCGAGGAACTGGGCCGGCTGTGGAGGGGGCTGGAGGCTCGGTTGGCCGCCGATCTGCTCTCCCACCTCACGGTGCTCTGGGACCCGGGGAACGCCCAGGCGGCCGGTGAGGACGCCTTCCCTCGCGGTTACCGTTCACTTCCCGGCGGCTCCGTTGGTCACGTTCACCTGAAGGACGTGGTCAGAGGGGCCGACGGCGCCGCCTCCTTCGTTCCGGTCGGCCGTGGGGAGGTCGGCTTCGAGCAGCAGCTCAGGGCGCTGCGCCATGACGGCTACGGGGGTCAGCTGGTACTCGAGCCGCACTACGACCCGGCGGGGGTCGCGCAGGCCGAAGCGGCCCAGCAGGCGGTGAAGGCGGCCCAGCAGCTCGTGGAGAAGGTCCTGGCCTAG